A window of the Jeotgalibacillus aurantiacus genome harbors these coding sequences:
- a CDS encoding FecCD family ABC transporter permease, protein MDWRIAFKQSRSWMLLFSLFLMIVFMISLTTGVLPVTLMDAFHTFSGQGTAQQELILYELRLPRMIIAMLIGAGLAVSGAVLQGLSRNSLADPGILGINAGAGLAVVAFIFFFQSANWGESPFILPLFAFTGAVTVALLIYLFSWKNGVTPTRLLLTGIGFNALCGALLMVLQLKMDPRDFQEATIWLTGSLWGTQWRYVLALVPWMIVLIPAVFIQAKSLNIMQLSDPLPGVLGLHTERKRRTLLVLSAALAGACVAVGGGISFLGLLAPHLARKLTGPNFYSLIPVSALIGAFLLLTADLIGKNLLAPADIPVGIVISVIGAPYLIYMLLTRTSQGLKT, encoded by the coding sequence ATGGATTGGCGTATCGCTTTTAAGCAGTCACGCAGTTGGATGCTGCTTTTCAGCCTGTTCTTAATGATCGTTTTTATGATCAGTCTGACAACAGGTGTTTTACCTGTCACACTGATGGACGCTTTTCATACTTTCTCGGGTCAGGGGACCGCTCAACAGGAATTGATTTTATATGAGCTCAGACTTCCCCGAATGATCATTGCGATGCTGATTGGTGCGGGACTAGCTGTATCCGGTGCCGTATTACAGGGATTATCACGCAACTCGCTTGCCGACCCAGGTATTTTAGGTATTAATGCAGGAGCTGGATTAGCCGTTGTCGCTTTCATCTTCTTTTTTCAATCTGCCAACTGGGGAGAATCACCTTTTATTCTTCCCCTGTTTGCTTTTACCGGTGCCGTAACGGTCGCACTTCTGATTTATCTATTCTCATGGAAAAATGGTGTGACACCTACAAGGCTTCTCCTGACTGGAATCGGCTTCAATGCCCTTTGTGGTGCTTTATTGATGGTTCTTCAGCTGAAAATGGACCCGCGGGATTTTCAGGAGGCAACCATCTGGCTGACCGGAAGTCTGTGGGGAACGCAGTGGCGATACGTCCTTGCTCTGGTACCATGGATGATCGTGCTGATTCCTGCTGTTTTTATCCAGGCAAAATCACTCAATATTATGCAGCTTAGCGATCCGCTTCCAGGTGTTCTAGGTTTACATACTGAAAGAAAAAGAAGAACCCTCCTGGTCTTATCTGCTGCATTAGCAGGAGCCTGTGTAGCTGTAGGAGGAGGTATTTCATTTCTCGGACTGCTTGCCCCTCATTTAGCCCGAAAACTGACAGGACCGAATTTCTACAGTCTGATTCCCGTCTCAGCATTAATTGGAGCCTTTTTGTTACTAACAGCAGATCTGATTGGAAAAAATTTATTAGCACCAGCCGATATTCCTGTGGGAATCGTGATCTCTGTGATCGGTGCACCTTACCTGATCTATATGCTGCTGACCAGAACCTCTCAGGGACTAAAAACTTAA
- a CDS encoding FecCD family ABC transporter permease: MQSITVLKRQTNKEVKVCVTFTVTLAALIVLTIVSIGIGAIWIPPSVVWDSIVSFDASNIHHQLIREVRIPRALTAVITGGALAAAGAIMQGMTRNPLADPSIIGITHGAGLAIAMALVFVATHTFWTLLLFAFGGAAVGAGLVILFSMIAKDRHSPVTLTLAGAALSTLFGALSTGLALYFQVAQDLSFWYAGGLAGSQWIDVWILVPVLVIGFILAMWISRPLTILTMGDEIATGLGQSAGKIRWIGFAAVVMLSGAAVAVAGVIGFIGLMVPHMVRSLIGVDYRLIMPLSILMGAALLVLSDIGARIVNIPFETPVGAITAILGVPFFLYLARRNGRDL, encoded by the coding sequence ATGCAATCTATTACAGTATTAAAAAGACAGACAAATAAAGAAGTGAAAGTGTGTGTTACTTTTACTGTCACTCTTGCAGCCCTTATTGTTTTAACCATTGTGTCCATAGGGATCGGTGCGATCTGGATCCCCCCTTCAGTCGTTTGGGACTCGATTGTCTCGTTCGATGCTTCAAATATCCATCACCAGCTGATCCGTGAAGTCCGGATACCCAGAGCACTGACAGCCGTTATAACCGGTGGTGCGCTGGCAGCAGCCGGAGCGATTATGCAGGGAATGACACGCAACCCGCTTGCAGATCCCTCCATTATCGGCATCACTCACGGAGCAGGACTGGCGATTGCTATGGCGTTAGTATTTGTGGCTACGCATACTTTCTGGACGCTACTGCTGTTTGCTTTCGGTGGAGCGGCTGTTGGTGCAGGTCTTGTCATCTTATTTTCAATGATTGCAAAAGATCGTCACTCACCTGTCACACTGACACTGGCCGGAGCTGCTTTAAGCACTTTATTTGGTGCACTTTCCACCGGACTGGCTCTGTATTTTCAGGTAGCTCAGGATCTGTCCTTCTGGTATGCGGGTGGACTGGCCGGATCTCAGTGGATTGACGTATGGATTCTGGTACCTGTTTTAGTAATAGGCTTTATTCTTGCCATGTGGATCAGCCGTCCCTTAACGATTCTGACGATGGGGGACGAAATTGCAACCGGGTTAGGGCAATCTGCAGGAAAGATAAGGTGGATCGGATTTGCAGCCGTTGTGATGTTATCCGGAGCCGCTGTTGCCGTTGCCGGAGTCATCGGATTTATCGGCCTGATGGTCCCTCATATGGTCCGATCACTGATTGGTGTTGATTATCGGCTGATCATGCCTTTAAGCATCTTAATGGGTGCCGCATTACTTGTGCTGTCTGATATCGGCGCACGTATTGTAAACATTCCGTTTGAAACGCCTGTCGGTGCAATTACTGCAATTCTTGGCGTACCATTTTTCTTATATTTAGCCCGAAGAAACGGGAGGGATTTGTAA
- a CDS encoding AraC family transcriptional regulator, with amino-acid sequence MYSLNPLNWILKKYQLKPGQSINKENALIYIEAGSVELKNDLENVDMPEGKSYYSEVPFSLHNPSVSEAVIHMLDGCDALRNDQLQRVSPESVVPLFHQVMRLQQSGLFCDGLRKTSLLFEILAKLSEPVTEDWERLKQYIDDHLHEALTVQDLAKRAGMTPPAFSRAFKKAEGVSPKEYFLTKRIRLCKETIAQYPQTPVKKHAEALGFQDEFYFSRFFKKHTGYSPREFATRFQPKVAVVSQLFLQDHLLSLGIQPVMAPGYPSEFEHGGLPSYLRSELEGTALFHAEKPLYFTDVMYRQPDYIFKTALHEEGTSPSFWEQDDRVKTIPFQKSWEDYLLLLAVQLGKRVKAEKVIREVKEQENRTRSNIAAAVKGTWAIIWIRQNDIRLYGRNSHACSQLFYDALGFQPCKGLPEKEYRTISLSELYQIDPEHILVLWSRSHDIQRVAIQKEWNELSAVKENCVYYPKSQEWDPWGPKGRMHMLREIEQFFNLKHKL; translated from the coding sequence ATGTATTCACTGAATCCGCTAAATTGGATATTGAAAAAATATCAGCTCAAACCTGGGCAGTCCATCAATAAGGAGAATGCGCTGATCTATATCGAAGCAGGCTCAGTTGAGTTGAAAAATGACTTAGAAAACGTTGATATGCCAGAAGGAAAAAGTTATTACAGTGAAGTTCCCTTTTCTCTTCATAACCCTTCTGTGTCTGAAGCTGTTATACATATGCTCGACGGTTGTGATGCCCTGAGAAATGATCAGCTGCAAAGAGTGTCACCCGAATCGGTCGTTCCTCTATTCCATCAGGTGATGCGGTTGCAGCAGTCAGGGCTGTTCTGTGACGGATTACGAAAAACATCACTGTTATTTGAAATACTGGCCAAGCTTTCAGAGCCTGTAACAGAAGACTGGGAAAGACTGAAACAATATATTGATGATCATCTTCATGAAGCCCTCACAGTACAGGATCTGGCTAAAAGAGCAGGAATGACCCCGCCTGCATTCTCCCGGGCCTTTAAAAAAGCAGAGGGTGTTTCTCCGAAGGAATATTTCCTCACAAAAAGAATCAGACTTTGTAAGGAAACAATTGCTCAATATCCACAGACTCCTGTCAAAAAGCATGCGGAGGCTCTGGGATTTCAGGATGAATTTTATTTCAGCAGATTCTTTAAAAAGCATACAGGCTATTCACCAAGAGAGTTTGCCACCCGTTTTCAACCTAAAGTGGCGGTTGTCAGTCAGTTGTTTTTGCAGGATCATCTGCTCTCTTTAGGTATACAGCCGGTTATGGCACCTGGATACCCTTCAGAGTTTGAACATGGGGGTCTGCCCTCTTATTTGAGAAGTGAACTGGAGGGTACAGCGCTTTTTCACGCAGAGAAGCCACTTTATTTTACCGATGTTATGTATCGTCAGCCTGACTACATTTTTAAAACGGCTTTACATGAAGAAGGCACTTCACCGTCATTTTGGGAGCAGGATGACCGGGTAAAAACGATTCCCTTTCAGAAAAGCTGGGAGGACTATCTTTTGTTGCTGGCAGTCCAGCTCGGTAAAAGGGTAAAAGCTGAGAAAGTCATCAGAGAAGTAAAGGAGCAGGAGAACAGAACAAGATCTAATATCGCTGCAGCAGTAAAGGGAACGTGGGCCATTATCTGGATTCGTCAAAATGACATCAGACTGTATGGACGTAACAGTCATGCCTGTTCCCAACTCTTTTATGATGCATTGGGCTTTCAACCATGCAAAGGACTTCCTGAAAAAGAATACCGCACCATTTCATTGAGCGAACTGTATCAGATTGATCCCGAGCACATTCTCGTTTTGTGGAGCAGAAGCCACGACATTCAGCGGGTTGCCATACAAAAGGAGTGGAATGAACTATCCGCTGTAAAAGAAAATTGTGTGTATTATCCGAAAAGCCAGGAATGGGATCCTTGGGGCCCAAAAGGCAGAATGCATATGCTGCGGGAAATAGAGCAATTTTTCAACCTCAAACACAAGCTGTAA